Proteins from a genomic interval of Rhodococcoides fascians A25f:
- a CDS encoding mycothiol-dependent nitroreductase Rv2466c family protein: MADIDFYFDPVCPFAWMTSKWVRKVQAQRDYTVDWRFISLRLLNSHIDYDAHFPPEYEAGHTAGLRLLRAAASVRREHGSAAIGPLYDALGTHIFDTEVVPDDAASHGHRGTAEFLGPILEELGLPTHHTAALDDSSLDDEIQAETDHALSLTGKDVGTPIIAFEPPDGVAFFGPVISRLPSDEEAVALWDNVIGLARFPGFAEMKRSLRELPQLKALGVQGDEAGVQQDWHAGSRRQKK; the protein is encoded by the coding sequence ATGGCCGATATCGATTTCTATTTCGATCCGGTGTGCCCGTTCGCCTGGATGACCAGCAAGTGGGTCCGCAAGGTCCAAGCCCAGCGCGACTACACCGTCGACTGGCGGTTCATCTCGCTGCGCCTGCTCAATTCCCACATCGACTACGACGCGCACTTTCCACCCGAGTACGAGGCCGGCCACACCGCAGGTCTACGACTGTTGCGGGCCGCCGCCTCTGTTCGTCGTGAGCACGGGTCGGCCGCGATCGGGCCGCTGTACGACGCCCTCGGAACGCACATCTTCGACACCGAGGTGGTGCCCGACGACGCTGCGAGCCACGGACATCGCGGCACCGCAGAATTCCTGGGGCCGATCCTGGAAGAACTCGGGTTGCCCACCCATCACACTGCAGCACTGGATGATTCGTCTCTCGACGACGAGATCCAAGCCGAAACCGATCACGCTCTCTCGCTCACCGGAAAGGACGTCGGCACGCCCATCATCGCCTTCGAGCCGCCGGACGGCGTCGCGTTCTTCGGTCCGGTGATCAGCCGACTCCCCAGCGACGAGGAGGCAGTAGCTCTGTGGGACAACGTGATCGGCCTCGCTCGATTCCCCGGCTTCGCCGAGATGAAGCGCAGCCTGCGTGAGCTCCCCCAGCTGAAGGCGCTGGGGGTTCAGGGGGACGAGGCAGGAGTGCAACAGGACTGGCACGCAGGTAGCCGACGACAGAAGAAGTGA
- a CDS encoding response regulator, whose product MGESRSAIKVLVVDDEPQIVRALRINLTARGYNVVTAATGTGALRAIASEHPDVVILDLGLPDIGGLDVLAGLRGWSEIPVIVLSARTDSGDKIEALDAGADDYITKPFGMDEFLARLRVAVRRRAIRTSPTDPLVTTSSFTVDLASKRVTRDGEIVHLTRTEWGVLEMLARNAGKLVGQKELLRTVWGPGHDHGSNYLRIYMSQLRRKLEVDPGKPRHLITETGMGYRLVE is encoded by the coding sequence ATGGGTGAATCCCGTTCCGCGATCAAGGTTCTGGTTGTCGACGACGAACCGCAGATCGTGCGCGCACTGCGCATCAACCTCACCGCCCGCGGTTACAACGTCGTCACCGCGGCCACTGGGACCGGCGCGCTACGCGCCATTGCGTCCGAGCACCCCGATGTCGTCATCCTCGACCTCGGACTGCCCGATATCGGCGGCCTGGACGTGCTCGCCGGCTTGCGAGGATGGAGCGAGATTCCGGTGATCGTGCTGTCCGCGCGCACCGACAGCGGCGACAAGATCGAGGCCCTCGACGCCGGTGCCGACGACTACATCACCAAACCGTTCGGGATGGACGAATTTTTGGCCCGGCTACGCGTCGCCGTCCGCAGACGAGCCATCAGGACGTCGCCTACGGACCCGCTCGTGACCACCTCGTCTTTCACCGTCGATCTGGCCTCCAAGAGGGTGACCAGGGACGGCGAGATCGTGCATCTCACGCGTACCGAATGGGGAGTCCTCGAGATGCTGGCCCGCAATGCAGGCAAGCTGGTGGGGCAGAAAGAACTACTCCGAACTGTCTGGGGCCCAGGGCACGATCACGGCTCCAACTATCTGAGGATCTACATGTCTCAACTTCGACGCAAGCTCGAAGTCGACCCTGGCAAGCCTCGGCATCTCATCACCGAGACGGGTATGGGGTACCGACTCGTGGAGTGA
- a CDS encoding sensor histidine kinase yields MGKKTGKRGSGGLDRGELRIYLGAAPGVGKTFAMLGEAHRRQERGCDVVAGVVETHGRARTAALLDGIELVPPRIVHYRGSIAQELDVAAIIEREPSLVLVDELAHTNTPGSAHEKRWQDVEELLAAGIDVVSTLNVQHLESLNDVVEQITGVPQRETVPDSVVRAAEQIELVDVAPEALRRRLSHGNIYAAEKVDAALSNYFRQGNLTALRELSLLWIADQVDAALAKYRSTHDITDTWEARERVVVSVTGGPESETLLRRASRIASRSSAELMVLHVIRGDGLTGVSAPQMGKVRVLAASLGASMHSVVGDDVPTTLLDFARGANATQLVIGTSRRSRWARILDEGIGAAVIQNSGKIDVHMVTHNQTSRGFRLGRLIPPNPKHRRILSWVAAVVVPVVSALAMLLVDPYLDLGGESALFFMVVLAVALLGGVAPAALSALIAGLLLNYFFADPRYSFTIAEPDNFVTTVVLLIMAVAVAFLVDAAARRTREARRASQEAELLTLFAGTVLRGGDIRTLLERVRETYSQRAVSIIRGAGVIVESVGDSPPAVPDDADTAIDTPDGSFTLLLSGTKTGAHDRRVLSAVANQAMGLIRQTELAQEGSAAAGLKEADRLRRALLSAVSHDLRTPLAAVKAAVSSLRATDVEFSAEDTAELLATIEESTDQLTGLVGNLLDSSRLAAGVIQPSRSIVYVDDAVDAALVGTHTGRELVIVDVDDVAVSADAGLLERVLANLIDNALRHAPGSPVRVGAAYIGDRAVITVADSGPGIAPGSEEAVFESFQRSGDRDNTTGVGLGLSVVRGFVEAMGGSVTVSDTAGGGVTMTVELARAESTARSDFSGQTHG; encoded by the coding sequence ATGGGAAAAAAGACCGGCAAGCGGGGGTCCGGCGGACTCGATCGCGGTGAATTGCGCATCTATCTCGGGGCCGCGCCGGGGGTCGGTAAGACGTTCGCGATGCTCGGTGAAGCGCACCGTCGACAAGAACGTGGATGCGATGTGGTCGCGGGCGTGGTGGAAACCCACGGCCGCGCCCGCACCGCCGCCTTACTGGACGGCATCGAACTGGTTCCTCCGCGGATAGTTCACTACCGCGGATCGATCGCGCAGGAACTCGATGTCGCGGCGATCATCGAGCGCGAGCCTTCTCTGGTGCTCGTCGACGAACTCGCCCACACCAACACCCCGGGTAGCGCCCATGAGAAGCGCTGGCAGGACGTCGAGGAATTGCTGGCAGCGGGAATCGATGTGGTCTCGACCCTGAATGTGCAGCATCTGGAGAGTCTCAACGATGTTGTCGAGCAGATCACCGGTGTACCGCAACGAGAAACCGTCCCGGATTCGGTGGTGCGGGCAGCGGAACAGATCGAATTGGTCGACGTGGCTCCAGAAGCGCTGCGCCGCAGACTCTCCCACGGAAACATCTACGCAGCCGAGAAGGTCGACGCAGCGCTGAGCAATTATTTCCGCCAAGGCAATCTGACTGCCCTGCGCGAACTGTCGTTGTTGTGGATCGCCGATCAGGTCGACGCCGCGTTGGCGAAATACCGCAGCACACATGACATCACCGACACGTGGGAGGCCCGTGAGCGTGTTGTCGTCTCGGTGACCGGTGGACCGGAGTCCGAGACCCTGTTGCGTCGCGCAAGCCGGATCGCCTCGCGGTCCAGCGCGGAACTGATGGTGCTGCACGTGATCCGCGGTGACGGCCTCACCGGCGTCTCGGCACCGCAGATGGGGAAGGTCCGCGTACTCGCAGCGAGTCTCGGCGCAAGCATGCACAGTGTCGTCGGTGACGATGTGCCGACCACGCTGCTCGACTTCGCACGAGGGGCCAACGCAACCCAGCTCGTCATCGGAACCTCGCGGCGGTCTCGCTGGGCCCGAATACTGGACGAGGGCATCGGTGCTGCGGTCATTCAGAACTCGGGCAAGATCGACGTGCACATGGTCACCCACAACCAGACCAGTCGAGGTTTTCGGCTCGGCCGGCTGATTCCGCCCAATCCGAAGCACCGACGAATTCTGTCCTGGGTCGCCGCTGTTGTCGTACCCGTCGTCTCGGCCCTGGCGATGCTGCTGGTGGATCCGTATCTCGATCTCGGCGGCGAGAGCGCCCTGTTCTTCATGGTCGTACTCGCCGTTGCGCTCCTGGGCGGCGTTGCGCCCGCAGCACTGTCGGCGTTGATCGCAGGATTGCTGCTCAATTATTTCTTCGCCGACCCGCGGTACAGCTTCACCATCGCCGAACCCGACAACTTCGTCACCACCGTGGTGCTGCTCATCATGGCAGTGGCAGTGGCATTTCTCGTCGACGCGGCCGCCCGACGCACCCGCGAAGCTCGGCGAGCGTCACAGGAAGCCGAGCTCCTGACACTGTTCGCCGGAACGGTGTTGCGCGGCGGCGACATTCGAACGCTGTTGGAACGAGTCCGCGAGACGTACTCCCAACGTGCGGTCTCGATCATCAGAGGCGCTGGTGTCATCGTCGAATCTGTCGGTGATTCTCCACCCGCCGTGCCCGATGACGCCGACACCGCGATCGACACCCCCGACGGTTCCTTCACGTTGCTCCTGTCCGGTACCAAGACCGGCGCCCACGATCGACGTGTGCTCAGCGCAGTAGCCAACCAGGCAATGGGTCTGATCAGGCAGACCGAACTCGCCCAGGAGGGCAGCGCCGCAGCAGGATTGAAGGAAGCCGACCGTCTTCGGCGGGCGCTGCTGTCTGCGGTCAGCCACGACTTACGAACGCCGCTCGCCGCGGTCAAGGCTGCGGTGTCGAGTCTGCGTGCGACCGATGTCGAATTCTCTGCCGAGGACACCGCCGAGCTGTTGGCGACCATCGAGGAATCGACCGACCAGCTGACGGGCCTGGTGGGCAACCTGCTCGATTCGTCACGGTTGGCGGCGGGGGTCATCCAACCGAGCCGGTCCATCGTGTACGTCGATGACGCGGTTGACGCAGCGCTCGTCGGAACACACACAGGTCGCGAACTCGTCATCGTCGATGTCGACGACGTCGCTGTCTCTGCCGACGCAGGTCTGCTCGAGCGCGTGCTGGCGAATTTGATCGACAATGCGCTGCGACACGCCCCCGGATCGCCGGTGCGGGTCGGGGCCGCCTACATCGGCGACCGAGCGGTGATCACCGTTGCCGACAGCGGCCCTGGGATCGCTCCCGGAAGCGAAGAGGCCGTGTTCGAGTCCTTCCAACGATCGGGCGACCGCGACAACACCACGGGCGTCGGGCTCGGACTCTCCGTTGTGCGTGGGTTCGTCGAAGCCATGGGAGGCTCGGTGACGGTGTCCGATACTGCAGGCGGCGGGGTGACCATGACCGTCGAATTGGCCCGAGCGGAATCGACTGCCAGAAGCGACTTCTCCGGGCAGACCCATGGGTGA
- a CDS encoding potassium-transporting ATPase subunit C, producing the protein MRFVQRFLGQIVAGLSVLLALTVIVGIGYPAAVWAVSRIGSSAAEGSPLRDANGCVVGSSLIGVDPQVEAGAPDPFFHNRVTGSISDEDAFAASDPAASLPTNQGPSSEALAAFIEERRAVIAEREGVDPAAVPVDAVTGSGSGIDPDISPAYAAIQIQRVAQVNNMSVDAVTALVAEHTDGRQLGFLGNETVNVPELNVALGLTAPGCGTS; encoded by the coding sequence ATGCGTTTCGTACAGAGATTTCTCGGTCAGATCGTGGCAGGACTGTCGGTGCTGCTGGCGCTGACGGTCATCGTCGGTATCGGGTATCCAGCGGCAGTGTGGGCGGTGAGCCGCATCGGATCCAGCGCAGCCGAGGGGTCGCCGCTGCGTGACGCGAACGGGTGCGTCGTCGGTAGCAGTCTGATCGGTGTCGACCCGCAGGTCGAAGCGGGAGCGCCGGATCCGTTCTTCCACAACCGAGTTACCGGGTCCATCTCCGACGAGGATGCTTTTGCCGCGAGCGACCCGGCCGCGTCGCTGCCGACCAACCAGGGCCCCAGTAGCGAAGCACTGGCGGCATTCATCGAGGAACGTCGTGCCGTCATCGCCGAACGTGAAGGCGTCGACCCGGCCGCTGTACCGGTGGACGCGGTCACCGGATCCGGCTCGGGTATCGATCCTGATATCAGCCCCGCCTACGCGGCGATCCAGATCCAACGCGTCGCGCAGGTCAACAACATGAGCGTCGACGCGGTGACGGCTCTGGTCGCCGAACACACCGACGGCAGGCAGCTCGGGTTCCTCGGCAACGAGACCGTGAACGTGCCGGAGCTCAATGTTGCTCTGGGACTGACGGCACCGGGGTGCGGAACGAGCTGA
- the kdpB gene encoding potassium-transporting ATPase subunit KdpB: MTVTSSRLVDDESDVDDSPTPVRSGYFSPRQMWTSLPSAFAKLDPRHLARNPVMFVVLIGSVVTTVLAILDPSVFSWLVAAWLWFTLLFANLAESVAEGRGKAQAASLRAVKRDTVARRRTSNGTIEEVPGTELKVGDEVVVSAGEIIPGDGDVIEGIASVDESAITGESAPVVRESGGDRSAVTGGTGVLSDEIVVRITAAQGQTFVDRMIALVEGASRQKTPNEIALNILLASLTIIFMLAVVAIGPMGAYGGEQQDPIKLIALLVCLIPTTIGALLSAIGIAGMDRLVQRNVLAMSGRAVEAAGDIDTLLMDKTGTITFGNRRATGLHPAPGTTAGELAAAARLSSLADGTPEGRSIVDLCGVEYSLPLHATDTEKTGEFVAFTAQTRMSGIDLDGTQVRKGASDSVLAWVRSNGGPSISLEIDDISNSIAEMGGTPLVVATAPQGGPARALGVIELSDVVKPHIAERFAQLRAMGIRTVMVTGDNPRTAKAIAAEAGVDDFLAEATPEDKLALIRKEQEGGRLVAMTGDGTNDAPALAQADVGVAMNTGTSAAKEAGNMVDLDSDPTKLIEVVEIGKQLLITRGALTTFSLANDLAKYFAILPAMFSVVYPQLDGLNIMRLATPESAILSAVIFNALVIIGLIPLALRGVRYVPSSASTLLRRNLLLYGVGGVITPFIGIWLIDLVVRFIPGIG; this comes from the coding sequence TCCCCTACCCCGGTCCGATCCGGGTACTTCAGCCCCCGGCAGATGTGGACGTCACTGCCGTCCGCGTTCGCCAAACTCGACCCTCGGCATCTTGCCCGCAACCCGGTCATGTTCGTCGTACTCATCGGCTCCGTCGTCACCACTGTCCTCGCAATCCTCGACCCGTCTGTGTTCTCGTGGCTCGTAGCGGCCTGGCTGTGGTTCACGTTGCTGTTCGCCAACCTTGCCGAGTCCGTGGCCGAAGGCCGTGGCAAGGCCCAGGCCGCGAGCCTGCGTGCGGTCAAGCGAGATACGGTCGCGCGCCGTCGGACATCGAACGGGACCATCGAAGAGGTTCCCGGCACCGAGTTGAAGGTCGGTGACGAGGTCGTCGTCTCCGCCGGCGAGATCATTCCGGGAGACGGCGATGTCATCGAAGGCATTGCGAGCGTGGACGAGTCGGCGATCACCGGCGAGTCTGCGCCGGTCGTCCGCGAATCGGGCGGTGACCGTTCCGCAGTGACCGGCGGCACCGGAGTGCTCTCCGACGAGATCGTAGTCCGTATCACCGCGGCTCAGGGCCAGACTTTCGTCGACCGGATGATTGCCCTCGTCGAGGGTGCATCGCGCCAGAAGACCCCGAATGAGATCGCGCTGAACATCCTGTTGGCTTCGCTGACGATCATCTTCATGCTGGCCGTCGTCGCGATCGGACCGATGGGCGCGTACGGCGGCGAGCAGCAAGACCCGATCAAGCTGATCGCGCTACTGGTGTGCCTGATTCCGACCACCATCGGAGCGTTGTTGTCCGCCATCGGAATTGCCGGTATGGACCGACTGGTTCAGCGCAACGTGCTGGCGATGTCGGGCCGCGCCGTCGAGGCAGCGGGCGACATCGACACGCTCCTGATGGACAAGACCGGCACGATCACCTTCGGCAACCGTCGTGCGACCGGGCTTCATCCCGCGCCGGGCACGACGGCAGGCGAACTCGCCGCAGCAGCACGGTTGTCCTCCCTCGCCGACGGCACACCCGAAGGCCGCAGCATCGTCGATCTGTGCGGAGTCGAATACTCGTTGCCCCTGCACGCCACGGACACCGAGAAGACCGGCGAGTTCGTCGCCTTCACCGCCCAAACCCGCATGAGCGGAATCGATCTCGACGGCACCCAGGTCCGTAAGGGTGCTTCGGATTCGGTGCTGGCGTGGGTCCGCAGCAACGGCGGCCCCTCGATCTCCCTGGAGATCGACGACATCTCGAACAGCATCGCCGAGATGGGCGGCACACCGCTGGTGGTCGCTACTGCGCCCCAGGGCGGTCCCGCGCGCGCACTGGGTGTCATCGAACTCTCCGACGTCGTCAAACCCCACATCGCGGAGCGATTCGCTCAATTGCGGGCCATGGGAATCAGGACTGTCATGGTCACCGGCGACAATCCGCGGACCGCGAAAGCCATTGCGGCCGAAGCAGGTGTCGACGACTTCCTCGCCGAGGCCACACCCGAGGACAAGCTTGCTTTGATTCGCAAGGAGCAGGAAGGCGGCCGCCTGGTCGCGATGACGGGCGACGGCACCAACGACGCCCCCGCTCTGGCGCAGGCCGACGTCGGTGTCGCGATGAACACCGGCACGTCAGCAGCAAAAGAGGCCGGCAACATGGTCGATCTCGATTCCGATCCGACCAAGTTGATCGAGGTCGTCGAAATCGGTAAGCAGCTCTTGATCACCCGCGGAGCGTTGACGACGTTCTCCCTCGCCAACGACCTCGCGAAGTACTTCGCGATTCTGCCGGCGATGTTCAGCGTCGTCTACCCACAACTCGACGGCCTCAACATCATGCGGCTCGCCACTCCCGAATCGGCGATTCTGTCTGCGGTCATCTTCAACGCTCTGGTGATCATCGGGCTGATTCCGCTGGCGCTCAGAGGTGTTCGCTACGTCCCGTCGAGCGCTTCGACACTGCTGCGCCGCAATCTGCTGCTCTACGGAGTGGGCGGCGTCATCACCCCGTTCATCGGAATCTGGCTCATCGACCTCGTCGTTCGTTTCATCCCAGGGATAGGCTGA